Proteins encoded in a region of the Terriglobia bacterium genome:
- a CDS encoding TolC family protein, translating to MNKFSGLLISLLAICASASASEYVGQEAAKAGRTLTLREAVRLALARGPEVYLAQAEAARAGEALRETRSLNLPQIVTGTGLAYNTGFPLSIEGSAPSIIQLGASQSVLSKKNKNLVREAEQGNIASQAGPDGARNGLVARTILLYSELHQARLAIPLLEQQRGTALKSRQITEALLQAGKARPVDLTLAKIAAASLEQQLLVMQERVRLAEAGLRELTGIPENEAIRTETPEIKSELLTLSPDLLYQRALEIHPEIREAEATLRAKEFHVEVERAERYPQLTLVSQYALFSRANNYQDYFNRFTRNNYILGLSIQVPLFNGFRTEARIAQSRQDVEVARLRLQRLKSDLKLSLERSASDLRIASGAAELAHLEVAAYEEKLKVSETLMEAGRIEPGALDAARAQLLEKLAAATEAEKALLERQVALLQATGSLAALF from the coding sequence ATGAATAAATTTTCAGGACTTCTCATCTCGCTGCTGGCAATTTGCGCCTCGGCTTCGGCTTCGGAATATGTGGGGCAGGAGGCTGCCAAGGCCGGGCGTACACTCACGCTGCGCGAGGCTGTTCGTCTGGCATTGGCGCGCGGGCCGGAAGTATATCTGGCGCAGGCGGAGGCGGCCAGGGCGGGAGAAGCGCTCCGTGAGACACGATCCCTGAACCTGCCACAAATCGTGACCGGCACCGGCCTCGCTTACAATACCGGTTTTCCTCTCAGCATAGAGGGTTCGGCGCCCTCGATCATCCAACTGGGAGCGAGCCAGTCGGTTCTCAGCAAGAAAAACAAGAATCTCGTTCGGGAGGCTGAGCAGGGGAACATAGCGAGCCAGGCGGGCCCGGATGGCGCGCGCAACGGACTGGTGGCCAGGACGATCCTGCTCTACAGCGAACTCCACCAGGCACGGCTGGCTATTCCTCTATTGGAACAACAGCGCGGGACTGCGTTAAAAAGCCGGCAGATCACCGAGGCGCTGTTGCAGGCCGGGAAGGCTCGCCCAGTCGATCTTACTCTGGCGAAAATTGCGGCCGCGAGTCTCGAGCAGCAGCTGCTCGTCATGCAGGAACGAGTGCGCCTGGCCGAGGCCGGCCTGCGGGAGCTCACCGGGATTCCCGAGAACGAAGCGATCCGGACGGAGACACCTGAGATCAAGAGCGAGCTGCTGACACTTTCACCGGACCTCCTCTATCAGAGAGCTCTGGAAATCCACCCTGAGATCCGGGAGGCCGAAGCCACCCTGCGTGCGAAGGAATTCCATGTCGAGGTTGAGAGGGCCGAGCGCTATCCGCAGCTTACACTCGTCAGCCAATACGCGCTCTTCAGCCGGGCAAACAATTATCAGGACTATTTCAACCGCTTCACGAGAAACAACTACATTCTGGGCCTTTCGATTCAAGTGCCGTTGTTCAACGGATTCCGCACCGAGGCACGCATAGCGCAGAGCCGCCAGGATGTCGAAGTGGCCCGCCTCCGGCTGCAGCGCCTGAAGTCCGATCTGAAGCTGAGCCTGGAACGGAGCGCGAGCGATCTGCGCATTGCGAGTGGCGCAGCCGAGCTGGCGCACCTCGAAGTGGCTGCTTACGAAGAGAAGCTCAAGGTCAGCGAGACTTTAATGGAGGCGGGACGCATCGAGCCCGGAGCTCTGGACGCCGCCCGTGCCCAGCTCCTGGAAAAACTGGCTGCTGCGACAGAGGCCGAGAAAGCACTCCTCGAGCGGCAAGTGGCACTCCTGCAGGCTACGGGTTCCCTCGCCGCCCTCTTTTGA